The Sphaeramia orbicularis chromosome 16, fSphaOr1.1, whole genome shotgun sequence genome window below encodes:
- the LOC115435812 gene encoding uncharacterized protein LOC115435812: protein MIQKAFVFILFMWNSSTSTSQDVVHLRRFSLGCEAVIPCQNNRVYVNRVKWLYKRQMRGEEKTILVIDKGGLLSHGDAFPHQLRVGSRASLIIDSFTEDYEGLYWCVPLYCDPYNCRTDMFRIIRVKKEILNDTFKTVHVSAGDTFAYKCPGKFPNTRWTFETRNNSSCRSLREVTSNKSIHIVNVTTKDAGKYTCSVSKCNRPFVKLLTVTLCVTEHQCKNLSDSCPVCDLILNNTELHNVTNEHSCGSLNCSSDQSTNLTSHTSNNSPGQ from the exons ATGATACAGAAAGCCTTTGTTTTTATACTATTTATGTGGAATTCATCCACGTCCACCTCACAAGATG TCGTACATCTCCGTCGATTCTCACTTGGATGTGAAGCAGTGATCCCTTGTCAGAATAACAGAGTTTATGTAAATCGTGTTAAGTGGTTGTATAAAAGACAAATGCGTGGTGAAGAAAAAACAATATTAGTTATAGACAAGGGAGGATTACTGAGCCACGGTGATGCCTTCCCCCATCAACTAAGAGTTGGATCCAGGGCATCCTTGATCATTGACTCTTTTACAGAGGACTATGAAGGCCTGTACTGGTGTGTACCTTTATATTGTGACCCATACAACTGCAGGACTGACATGTTCAGAATCATCAGAGTAAAGAAAG aAATTCTGAATGACACGTTTAAGACAGTACACGTGTCTGCAGGAGACACTTTTGCATATAAGTGTCCTGGTAAATTTCCTAACACAAGATGGACTTTTGAAACAAGAAACAATTCCTCCTGTAGGAGCCTACGAGAAGTGACTTCAAACAAGTCTATACATATTGTAAATGTCACAACAAAAGATGCTGGAAAATATACCTGTTCTGTGAGTAAATGTAACAGACCCTTTGTGAAGCTTCTAactgtaacactgtgtgtaacag AGCACCAGTGCAAGAATTTATCAGATTCTTGTCCAGTTTGTGATTTGATATTAAATAACACCGAGCTACACAACGTGACAAATGAACATTCGTGTGGATCATTAAATTGCAGCTCAGATCAAAGTACGAACCTCACATCACACACTTCAAACAACTCACCAGGTCAGTGA
- the med18 gene encoding mediator of RNA polymerase II transcription subunit 18 — translation MEAPPVTVMPVTGGTINMMEYLLQGSVLDQALESLLHRLRGLCDNMEPETFTDHELVYLLKGQQGNPFILRARRSLSHPTAPWHLRYLGQPEVGDKSRHALVRNCVDVAASHSLPEFLNEMGFRMDHEFVANGHVFRKGAMKVVVTKLSRILVPGNTENTERLSLSYLVELSVLAPAGQDTVSEDMRSFAEQLKPLVHLEKIDPSKQRH, via the exons ATGGAGGCTCCTCCTGTGACTGTAATGCCCGTTACCGGGGGCACaatcaacatgatggagtatctGCTTCAAG GGAGTGTGCTAGACCAGGCCTTGGAAAGTCTTTTGCATCGTCTCCGAGGTCTGTGTGACAACATGGAACCTGAGACCTTCACAGACCATGAACTGGTTTATCTCCTGAAAGGTCAACAAGGCAACCCTTTCATTCTGCGTGCCCGTCGCTCTCTGTCCCACCCCACAGCTCCATGGCATCTACGCTACCTGGGCCAACCTGAAGTGGGAGATAAAAGTCGCCATGCACTGGTACGCAACTGTGTTGATGTGGCTGCTTCACACAGCCTGCCAGAGTTCCTTAATGAGATGGGCTTCCGCATGGACCATGAGTTTGTGGCCAATGGTCACGTGTTTCGTAAAGGTGCGATGAAAGTAGTGGTTACTAAGCTGTCGCGTATCCTGGTACCAGGGAACACGGAGAACACGGAGCGTCTGTCACTTTCATACTTGGTGGAGCTGAGTGTGTTAGCTCCTGCTGGTCAGGACACTGTATCAGAAGACATGCGCAGCTTTGCTGAGCAACTCAAACCCCTTGTTCACTTAGAGAAAATTGACCCAAGCAAACAGAGACACTGA
- the LOC115435585 gene encoding uncharacterized protein LOC115435585 translates to MQKAFIFILFMWNSSTATSQDVVHLRRFSLGCEAVIPCQNNRVYVNRVKWLYKRQMRGEEKTILVIDKGGLLSHGDAFRHQLRVGSRASLIIDSFTEDYEGLYWCVPVNCDPYNCRTDMFRIIRVKKEILNETFKTVHVSAGDTFAYKCPGKFPNTRWTFEARNKPSFSSLREVTSNKSIHIVNVTTKDAGKYTCSVSKCNRPFVKLLTVTLCVTERQCKNLSDSCPVCDSILNNTELHNVTNEHSCGSLNCSSDQSTDFTSHTSNNSPASHEHQMTIIYATLGAFVCLIFMALISYYLRLKLRAARRRCPSCFGIDVEEEASVVYSSIIIRRPAPTTNNHIPTCTQEDCVYSELKSFQ, encoded by the exons ATGCAGAAAGcctttatttttatactgtttatGTGGAATTCATCCACTGCCACCTCACAAGATG TCGTACATCTCCGTCGATTCTCACTTGGATGTGAAGCAGTGATCCCTTGTCAGAATAACAGAGTTTATGTAAATCGTGTTAAGTGGTTGTATAAAAGACAAATGCGTGGTGAAGAAAAAACAATATTAGTTATAGACAAGGGAGGATTACTGAGCCACGGTGATGCCTTCCGCCATCAACTAAGAGTTGGATCCAGGGCATCCTTGATCATTGACTCTTTTACAGAGGACTATGAAGGCCTGTACTGGTGTGTACCTGTAAATTGTGACCCATACAACTGCAGGACTGACATGTTCAGAATCATCAGAGTAAAGAAAG aAATTCTGAATGAAACGTTTAAGACAGTACACGTGTCTGCAGGAGACACTTTTGCATATAAGTGTCCTGGTAAATTTCCAAACACAAGATGGACTTTTGAAGCAAGAAACAAACCATCCTTTAGTAGCCTACGAGAAGTGACTTCAAACAAGTCTATACATATTGTAAATGTCACAACAAAAGATGCTGGAAAATATACCTGTTCTGTGAGTAAATGTAACAGACCCTTTGTGAAGCTTCTAACTGTAACGCTGTGTGTAACAG AGCGCCAGTGCAAGAATTTATCAGATTCTTGTCCAGTTTGTGATTCGATATTAAATAACACCGAGCTACACAACGTGACAAATGAACATTCGTGTGGATCATTAAATTGCAGCTCAGATCAAAGTACGGACTTCACATCACACACTTCAAACAACTCACCAG cttcaCATGAACATCAAATGACAATTATTTATGCCACACTGGGAGCCTTTGTGTGTCTCATCTTTATGGCACTCATAAGTTACTACCTCAGATTGAAATTACGGGCAG CACGTCGGCGTTGCCCTTCTTGCTTTGGCATTGAT GTGGAAGAGGAGGCATCAGTGGTTTATTCTTCCATTATTATCAGGAGACCTGCACCGACGACAAACAACCACATACCTACATGTACACAGGAGGATTGTGTGTATAGTGAACTAAAATCATTTCagtag